One genomic region from Nocardia vinacea encodes:
- a CDS encoding caspase family protein, translated as MTAAPKRDGWRAALIGVSRYADPTFSDIPAARNNVEDLARTLTAPGGAFSEEHCTVLTNPDQSMQVGEAIATAAQNAHDVLLVYYAGHGLVGRGGRLYLVLPGTDRDHPEWSSVPFTTLRDELMDSPARARILILDCCFSGRAFEAMSTPLPS; from the coding sequence ATGACGGCGGCACCGAAGCGAGACGGTTGGCGCGCCGCCCTCATCGGGGTGAGCCGATACGCCGATCCCACGTTCTCCGATATTCCGGCCGCCCGCAACAATGTCGAAGACCTCGCCCGGACCCTGACCGCCCCCGGTGGCGCATTCTCCGAAGAGCACTGCACCGTCCTCACCAATCCTGACCAGAGCATGCAGGTCGGCGAGGCTATCGCTACCGCCGCGCAGAACGCCCACGATGTCCTGCTCGTGTACTACGCCGGACACGGACTGGTCGGGCGGGGTGGGCGCCTCTATCTGGTACTGCCCGGCACCGACCGCGACCACCCCGAATGGAGTTCGGTGCCGTTCACAACGCTGCGAGACGAACTCATGGACAGCCCGGCCCGCGCACGAATCCTGATTCTGGACTGCTGCTTCTCGGGGCGCGCGTTCGAGGCCATGAGTACCCCGCTGCCGTCATAG
- a CDS encoding tetratricopeptide repeat protein, with protein sequence MFTTPNYQLTPGAEAPIAPGTGADSETLFESGWHSANHGDLPQAEISWRRAASQGHIGAMNNLANLLVTRRQAREAHDWYRRAAELGSSDAMGNLANLLYEARHIDDAERWWRLAGEAGNADAMYNLAVMLDKSFHFDEAITWYRRAAEAGHTDAMHNLAIRLRYRGQNSEATTWWHSAGHKRAQRTNDKPRGPVSRTQSH encoded by the coding sequence TTGTTCACCACACCCAACTACCAACTGACACCCGGCGCCGAGGCCCCGATCGCACCAGGCACAGGAGCCGACAGCGAGACTCTGTTCGAAAGTGGTTGGCACTCCGCCAACCACGGTGATCTCCCCCAAGCGGAGATCTCATGGCGGCGCGCCGCATCCCAAGGCCATATCGGCGCAATGAACAACCTCGCCAATCTGCTCGTTACCCGCAGACAAGCACGCGAAGCACACGATTGGTACCGCAGGGCCGCCGAGCTGGGCAGCTCTGATGCAATGGGAAACCTGGCAAATCTGCTGTACGAGGCACGACACATCGACGACGCCGAACGTTGGTGGCGCCTGGCCGGAGAAGCCGGCAATGCCGACGCCATGTACAACCTTGCCGTCATGCTCGACAAATCTTTCCACTTCGACGAAGCCATCACCTGGTACCGGCGGGCCGCCGAAGCCGGTCACACCGATGCGATGCACAACCTCGCGATCCGGCTCCGCTATCGAGGACAGAACTCCGAGGCCACTACCTGGTGGCACAGCGCCGGGCACAAGCGCGCGCAACGCACCAACGATAAGCCGCGCGGTCCGGTCTCCCGAACGCAGTCCCATTGA